TCTTCCTAAATTTATGGGAGAAAAGGGAATATGGTTAGCTCTTCCAACTTCAGATTTACTGACATATTTAACTACACTAATTTTACAGAAAAGAAAGTTAATATAGAATAGATAAATAAAAAATAAAGATAAAAATAAAGAGGTTATTGCAAATTCTTAAATTGCAATAACCTCTATTTTTTATTTTCTTTCTATTGATAAATGACTATGTTCCAATGGAAGATAGTGTTTATTATAAACAGAAGGAAAGTCATTTTTTATATGTATAATTTCTTCTAATAACCAAAATTTGTTACTTCTAGTAAGATTGTATTTCATAGCTGTAAAATTTCCTGCTGTTGAATAATTTATGTTCAAAGTAGAGTGTTTAGCTTTTTGATATGAAGTTTCTTCTAAAAATTTTAAGAGAGAATCTTTATTAGAAAGGTCAATACTTTCTTCTGTAATAGTTTCAATAGGAACAAAGGAAAGAGTATAAGCAATCCCCTCCCCTTTATACTTATACCATCTATCTACAAATATAACAACAGGAGATTTTCTACCTAAAACTTTTGTAGTATAATCAGTAGGAGTTTCTAATCTAAATTCAATCTCTACTTCATCTACTTCTAAATCAAGTGCAGAATAAATAGGGTGCTTTAAAGTTTCAAGCCCTTTGTTATAACGATTTTGAGTTTGAGTAATAAAATTTCCTTTACCATGTATATTTTTTATAATTCCATCTTCTATTAAAAGAGCTAGAGCTTGTCTTAAAGTCATTCTACTAACTTCCATAATCTTAGCAAGTTCAGGCTCTGTTGGAAGTTTCCCAGCATCATCAAACTCTCCATCTTTTATTAATTTAAATAGTTTATCATATACAGCTACACATTTAGGAAGCTTTTTACTTCCCTTAATAGCTGATCTAATCTCTTCTAATGTCAATATTTACACCTTCCCATCCAAAATAAATTATATTTATAATTCTATTTTTAATACTACTGGACAATGATCTGAACCAAGAATTTCAGTATGAATTTCAGCATCTTTCATTTTATCTTTTATTCTTTCTGAAACTAAGAAGTAGTCAATTCTCCAACCAGCGTTATTAGCTCTTGAGTTAAATCTATATGACCACCACGAATAAATTCCACTCTTATCAGGATAAAAATATCT
The DNA window shown above is from uncultured Fusobacterium sp. and carries:
- a CDS encoding GntR family transcriptional regulator, with protein sequence MTLEEIRSAIKGSKKLPKCVAVYDKLFKLIKDGEFDDAGKLPTEPELAKIMEVSRMTLRQALALLIEDGIIKNIHGKGNFITQTQNRYNKGLETLKHPIYSALDLEVDEVEIEFRLETPTDYTTKVLGRKSPVVIFVDRWYKYKGEGIAYTLSFVPIETITEESIDLSNKDSLLKFLEETSYQKAKHSTLNINYSTAGNFTAMKYNLTRSNKFWLLEEIIHIKNDFPSVYNKHYLPLEHSHLSIERK